From Butyricimonas paravirosa, one genomic window encodes:
- the secG gene encoding preprotein translocase subunit SecG has protein sequence MYIAISILIFIVCALLILIVLVQNSKGGGLSSSFASSNQIMGVRKTTDFLEKATWTLAGAMLVLCIVSAMVLPRGEQAGKKSAIQEQINTAAPGTQAIPDFGTMNNNNTTTTTGEENNTTSQEQE, from the coding sequence ATGTACATAGCTATTTCTATTTTGATCTTTATTGTTTGCGCTCTACTTATATTGATCGTATTGGTGCAAAACTCAAAAGGCGGTGGTTTATCTTCTTCCTTTGCTTCTTCAAACCAAATCATGGGTGTAAGAAAGACAACCGATTTCTTGGAAAAAGCGACATGGACATTAGCTGGGGCGATGCTTGTTTTATGTATTGTATCCGCAATGGTACTCCCCAGAGGTGAACAAGCCGGGAAAAAATCTGCTATTCAAGAGCAAATTAATACTGCCGCTCCGGGAACACAGGCAATCCCCGATTTCGGAACGATGAACAATAACAACACGACCACGACAACGGGTGAAGAGAATAACACGACTTCACAAGAACAAGAATAA
- a CDS encoding sigma-54 interaction domain-containing protein produces the protein MEDIRTIKQRFEIIGNDIKLNRAIEKAVQVAPTDFTVLITGESGVGKEIFPRIIHSFSARKHAQYIAVNCGGIPEGTIDSELFGHEKGSFTGALADRKGYFEVSDGGTIFLDEVGELPLSTQAKLLRVLEAGEFIRVGSSKVQKTNVRVIAATNVDLPAAVKNGKFREDLYYRINTIPISIPALRERKEDISLLFRKFAADFAEKYRMPPIRLTEDAVQILENYRWPGNVRELKNITEQISILEQERTVDALRLKEYLPVQNNTLPALTSNPESDHSFATEREILYKILFDMKKDMNDLKHLVYDIMQKEHTIKPEPEPSTSIVLRNLYETPQSEFLGQAPQKTITVEKNNHIEDTEAVVEESLSLEEKEKEMIVKALEKNHGKRKLAAQDLGISERTLYRKLKEYDIEI, from the coding sequence ATGGAGGACATCAGAACGATTAAACAACGTTTCGAAATTATCGGGAACGACATCAAGCTAAACCGGGCAATAGAAAAAGCCGTACAAGTGGCACCCACGGATTTTACCGTGCTTATCACAGGTGAGAGTGGTGTAGGAAAAGAAATTTTTCCTCGAATCATCCATAGTTTCAGTGCCCGTAAACATGCACAGTACATCGCCGTTAACTGCGGGGGAATTCCAGAAGGGACCATTGACTCCGAATTATTCGGTCATGAAAAAGGATCATTCACGGGAGCGCTTGCTGACCGGAAAGGTTACTTCGAGGTTAGTGACGGGGGAACGATTTTCCTAGATGAAGTAGGGGAATTACCGCTATCCACGCAGGCGAAATTGTTACGCGTACTTGAGGCCGGAGAGTTTATCCGGGTTGGCTCGTCGAAAGTACAAAAAACGAACGTGCGGGTAATTGCCGCCACGAACGTGGATCTGCCAGCGGCCGTCAAAAATGGGAAGTTTAGGGAAGACCTTTATTACCGGATCAACACGATTCCCATCTCGATTCCGGCATTACGAGAGCGGAAAGAAGACATATCTCTCCTGTTTCGAAAATTCGCAGCAGACTTCGCCGAGAAATACCGTATGCCTCCTATCCGGCTTACCGAGGACGCCGTGCAAATACTCGAAAACTACCGGTGGCCGGGAAACGTGCGTGAATTGAAAAATATCACGGAACAAATCTCCATTCTCGAACAGGAAAGAACGGTGGATGCCCTAAGACTAAAAGAGTATCTTCCGGTACAAAACAATACGCTCCCGGCATTAACATCTAACCCGGAAAGCGATCATAGTTTCGCCACGGAACGAGAAATCCTGTACAAAATACTTTTTGACATGAAAAAAGACATGAACGATTTGAAACACCTCGTGTACGACATCATGCAAAAAGAACATACGATAAAGCCCGAACCGGAACCTTCAACCTCTATCGTTCTCCGGAACTTGTATGAAACCCCGCAATCGGAATTCCTAGGACAAGCCCCGCAAAAGACAATCACCGTAGAGAAGAATAATCATATCGAGGATACGGAAGCTGTCGTGGAAGAATCCCTCTCACTGGAAGAGAAAGAAAAAGAAATGATCGTGAAAGCCTTGGAAAAAAACCACGGCAAACGAAAACTGGCCGCACAGGACCTCGGAATATCAGAGAGGACACTATACCGGAAATTAAAAGAGTATGATATTGAAATTTGA
- a CDS encoding LptE family protein codes for MIKKIIPILLLAFAFNGCKLQSISYSFSGVSLQNGEKTFSVDYFSNKTAFAPNLGADFTEALKSYLRSRTNLTELTDNDGDIRFEGQITGFAQTPVDITADEIAAKNRLTITIRVKYTNTKDESGKSDFDTSFSHYEDYGIDENYESIEPDLIKKITEKIIEDIYNKALTNW; via the coding sequence ATGATCAAGAAAATTATACCTATATTACTACTGGCTTTTGCCTTTAACGGGTGTAAACTACAAAGTATTAGTTACTCGTTTTCAGGCGTGTCGTTACAAAATGGAGAAAAAACATTTTCGGTAGATTATTTCTCAAATAAAACCGCTTTTGCCCCGAACCTAGGAGCGGATTTCACAGAAGCACTGAAAAGTTATTTACGCTCGCGAACAAACCTGACCGAATTGACAGATAATGACGGGGATATCCGTTTTGAGGGACAGATTACCGGATTCGCACAAACTCCGGTTGACATCACGGCCGATGAAATCGCTGCCAAGAACCGATTGACAATCACGATCCGGGTGAAATACACGAACACAAAAGATGAATCAGGGAAATCGGATTTCGACACATCATTCTCGCATTATGAAGATTACGGGATTGACGAGAATTACGAGTCCATCGAACCTGACTTGATAAAGAAAATCACGGAAAAGATTATCGAAGATATTTATAACAAGGCCTTAACAAACTGGTAA